One genomic segment of Stenotrophomonas sp. 704A1 includes these proteins:
- a CDS encoding fimbria/pilus outer membrane usher protein translates to MVGRSLRPCLQRRRLAEACVLACCTGLASVSAHAAGRALSAPGADIAAEASLPAPTPLTAPQALYLETTLNQARRGLLLFHELGGRLQAPAATLRQLGFPVQGDAPVYLDQIAQLVVHYDASLQVLDLQVPLQQLQLPVTQLGRTAEADAVAQASPGMALNYDLYASHSDGLGNVSLNSDLRVFGFGNGSLRNTALMRSYQLPGEGWRQESVRLDTSWRLDLPDQALSLTVGDFYSGFLEWTRPARMAGVQIGRNYGLQPYRVLTPTPAFLGEAVVPSSVELYIDGLRQYSGQVPVGPFQLAAQPGISGTGSAQVVVTDAFGRMQTLDFAFYGTQQLLAAGLSDWSAGIGRLRRDYGIRSFRYDADTVASATLRRGVSNRFTAEAHAEGGGGIVNAGLGGAWLLGQAGVLSANWSESRDGPRSGRQYGLGYNWNNRRFNVNLASRRTHGDYRDLGSLQDSVPPRVSEQASFGVDLQQLGSFSISYLRLDQPQPLLDAPQPAPPQALPFSRSRYLSLFWSRAFGRWNAYLSATQDIDQRRNRSVYLSLGTRLGEDRQASVSAQRNGDRHYASAEVMRPVPGDGGRGGPGWRLQARDDGGGLAEIGALGTHGRYSAGVSRDSGQTFAYANASGSLVWMAGSVFAAREVPDAFAVVSTGRPGVPVLLENRPIGVTDAKGLLLVTPLLSWQRNRLTIDTLGLPADLRADQVETLATPRQGAGMRVDFALRQSRGALATLLDAQGQPLPLGARVQGDGVTPTVVGHDGQAWLEFSADAATLLIDSEQGRCRVQVQRPEAGVRRLAPVRCLPEPQP, encoded by the coding sequence ATGGTGGGTCGCAGCTTACGCCCCTGCCTGCAACGCCGCCGGCTCGCTGAGGCCTGCGTGCTGGCCTGCTGCACCGGTCTGGCTTCCGTCTCCGCGCACGCGGCCGGCCGTGCGCTGAGCGCGCCGGGCGCCGATATCGCCGCCGAGGCATCGCTGCCGGCGCCGACCCCGCTGACCGCACCGCAGGCACTGTACCTGGAGACCACGCTGAACCAGGCGCGGCGTGGCCTGCTGCTGTTCCATGAACTGGGCGGGCGTCTGCAGGCGCCGGCGGCGACCCTGCGCCAGCTCGGCTTCCCGGTGCAGGGCGACGCGCCGGTCTACCTGGACCAGATCGCACAGCTGGTGGTGCACTACGACGCCAGCCTGCAGGTACTGGACCTGCAGGTGCCGCTGCAGCAGCTGCAGCTGCCGGTCACGCAGCTGGGCAGGACCGCGGAAGCCGACGCCGTCGCCCAGGCATCGCCCGGCATGGCGCTCAACTACGACCTCTACGCCAGCCACAGCGACGGCCTGGGCAATGTCAGCCTCAACAGTGACCTGCGCGTGTTCGGCTTCGGCAACGGCAGCCTGCGCAACACGGCGCTGATGCGCAGCTACCAGCTGCCCGGCGAAGGCTGGCGGCAGGAGTCGGTACGGCTGGACACCAGCTGGCGGCTGGACCTGCCCGATCAGGCCCTGAGCCTGACCGTGGGCGATTTCTACAGTGGCTTCCTGGAGTGGACGCGCCCGGCGCGCATGGCCGGCGTGCAGATCGGCCGCAACTATGGCCTGCAGCCGTATCGCGTCCTGACACCGACGCCGGCGTTCCTTGGCGAAGCGGTGGTGCCGTCCAGCGTGGAGCTGTACATCGACGGCCTGCGCCAGTACAGCGGGCAGGTCCCGGTGGGGCCGTTCCAGCTGGCGGCGCAACCCGGCATCAGCGGCACCGGCAGCGCCCAGGTCGTGGTCACCGATGCCTTCGGCCGCATGCAGACCCTGGATTTCGCCTTCTACGGCACCCAGCAGCTGCTCGCCGCCGGCCTGTCGGACTGGTCGGCCGGCATTGGCCGCCTGCGCCGTGACTATGGCATCCGCTCGTTCCGCTACGACGCCGATACCGTGGCCAGCGCCACCCTGCGCCGCGGCGTGAGCAACCGCTTCACCGCCGAAGCCCACGCCGAAGGTGGCGGCGGCATCGTCAACGCCGGCCTCGGTGGCGCCTGGCTGCTTGGCCAGGCCGGCGTGCTCAGTGCCAACTGGAGCGAAAGCCGCGACGGTCCGCGCAGCGGGCGCCAGTACGGGCTGGGCTACAACTGGAACAACCGCCGCTTCAACGTCAATCTCGCCAGCCGCCGCACCCACGGCGACTACCGCGACCTCGGCAGCCTGCAGGACAGCGTGCCGCCACGGGTCAGCGAGCAGGCCTCGTTCGGCGTCGACCTGCAGCAGCTGGGGTCGTTCAGCATCAGCTACCTGCGCCTGGACCAGCCGCAGCCGCTGCTCGACGCCCCACAACCGGCGCCGCCGCAGGCACTGCCGTTCAGCCGCAGCCGCTACCTCAGCCTGTTCTGGTCGCGCGCCTTCGGCCGCTGGAACGCCTACCTGTCTGCCACCCAGGACATCGACCAGCGCCGCAATCGCAGTGTCTACCTGTCGCTGGGGACCCGCCTGGGCGAAGACCGCCAGGCCAGCGTGTCGGCCCAGCGCAATGGCGACCGCCACTACGCCAGCGCCGAGGTGATGCGGCCGGTGCCCGGCGACGGTGGCCGCGGCGGCCCGGGCTGGCGGCTGCAGGCCCGCGATGATGGTGGCGGACTGGCCGAAATCGGCGCGCTGGGCACCCATGGCCGCTACTCGGCCGGCGTCTCGCGCGACAGTGGCCAGACCTTCGCCTATGCCAATGCCAGCGGCAGCCTGGTCTGGATGGCCGGCAGCGTGTTCGCCGCCCGCGAGGTCCCGGATGCGTTCGCGGTGGTGTCCACCGGACGCCCCGGCGTGCCGGTCCTGCTTGAGAACCGGCCGATCGGCGTGACCGATGCCAAGGGCCTGCTGCTGGTCACCCCGCTGCTGTCGTGGCAGCGCAACCGCCTGACCATCGACACCCTGGGCCTGCCGGCCGACCTGCGCGCCGACCAGGTCGAGACCCTGGCCACGCCGCGCCAGGGCGCAGGCATGCGCGTGGACTTCGCCCTGCGCCAGTCGCGCGGCGCGTTGGCCACCCTGCTCGACGCCCAGGGCCAACCGCTGCCGCTGGGTGCCCGGGTGCAGGGCGACGGGGTGACGCCGACCGTGGTGGGCCACGATGGCCAGGCATGGCTGGAGTTCAGCGCCGATGCGGCCACGCTGCTGATCGACAGCGAACAGGGCCGCTGCCGGGTGCAGGTACAACGGCCGGAGGCGGGCGTGCGACGGCTTGCACCGGTGCGCTGCCTGCCGGAGCCGCAGCCATGA
- a CDS encoding Csu type fimbrial protein has product MTRVLGLLLALWLGSLALPAHAATSCSLTSPTLSFGPVSNGQVDTTTTFTINCTTGAVALLANVRVTFCVGLPAGTGGTTITPSRTFANTFGDRLNYQIYSNSTRTTVIGSSSASSPAWAMYQMQYSVPALGGSGAGTVTLYGRYPANQVLSAGTFTSTLPATFQYAYNEPVLGTPAYPASCTTTPPAVTGNSGLVTATMSVVANATVNPACGTYVTAPMDFGISTGAVTANIDRTAVFSLTCVNRSPFQIGLNNGSNADGSGNRRMRIGSTGATVPYELYQNAARTVRWGNVLNTSTVPGTGTGSAQTLTIYGRVAPTSATLTPPGAYTDTVTVTITY; this is encoded by the coding sequence ATGACCCGCGTGCTCGGCCTGCTGCTGGCGCTGTGGCTGGGCAGCCTCGCACTGCCGGCCCACGCTGCCACCAGCTGCTCGCTGACCAGCCCCACGCTGTCGTTCGGCCCGGTGTCCAACGGCCAGGTCGATACCACCACCACCTTCACCATCAACTGCACCACCGGTGCGGTCGCGCTGCTGGCCAATGTCCGGGTGACCTTCTGCGTGGGCCTGCCGGCCGGTACCGGCGGCACCACCATCACCCCCTCGCGCACGTTCGCCAATACCTTCGGCGACCGCCTCAACTATCAGATCTACAGCAATTCCACCCGTACCACCGTGATCGGCAGCAGCAGCGCCAGCAGCCCGGCGTGGGCCATGTACCAGATGCAGTACTCGGTTCCCGCACTGGGCGGCTCCGGCGCCGGCACGGTCACCCTGTATGGCCGCTACCCCGCCAACCAGGTGCTGTCGGCGGGCACGTTCACCAGCACCCTGCCCGCCACCTTCCAGTACGCCTACAACGAGCCGGTGCTGGGCACCCCGGCCTACCCGGCCAGCTGCACGACCACACCGCCCGCCGTGACCGGCAATTCGGGCCTGGTCACGGCGACGATGTCGGTGGTTGCCAACGCCACGGTCAACCCCGCCTGCGGCACCTATGTGACTGCACCGATGGATTTCGGCATCAGTACCGGCGCGGTGACCGCCAACATCGACCGCACCGCCGTGTTCAGCCTGACCTGCGTCAACCGCAGCCCCTTCCAGATAGGACTGAACAACGGCAGCAATGCCGATGGCAGCGGCAACCGGCGCATGCGCATCGGCAGCACCGGCGCCACCGTCCCGTACGAGCTGTACCAGAACGCCGCGCGCACCGTGCGCTGGGGCAACGTGCTCAACACCAGCACCGTGCCCGGCACCGGCACCGGATCGGCGCAGACCCTGACCATCTACGGACGGGTCGCCCCCACCAGCGCAACGCTCACGCCACCCGGCGCCTACACCGACACCGTCACGGTCACCATCACCTACTGA